Proteins encoded by one window of Cyanobium sp. NS01:
- the lspA gene encoding signal peptidase II, translating to MSRQQRISYLLAAAVVLADQASKAWAQQALQPGLPRPFLPGLLELLLTWNTGAAFSLFSGATQALGVISLAVAAGLVVAIARQGTMRLSRSLALGFLLGGAVGNGIDRWRLGAVVDFLALVPINFPVFNLADIAINLAVLCLAIDLLGDRGSRRA from the coding sequence ATGAGCCGCCAGCAGAGGATCAGCTACCTGCTGGCGGCCGCGGTGGTGCTGGCCGACCAGGCCAGCAAGGCCTGGGCCCAGCAGGCCCTGCAGCCCGGCCTGCCCCGCCCGTTCCTGCCCGGGCTGCTGGAGCTGCTGCTCACCTGGAACACGGGGGCGGCCTTCAGCCTGTTCAGCGGCGCCACCCAGGCCCTCGGCGTGATCAGCCTGGCGGTGGCAGCAGGCCTGGTGGTGGCGATCGCCCGCCAGGGGACGATGCGACTGTCCCGCAGCCTGGCCCTCGGCTTTCTGCTGGGCGGCGCCGTCGGCAACGGCATCGACCGCTGGCGGCTGGGGGCCGTGGTGGACTTCCTGGCCCTGGTGCCGATCAATTTTCCGGTGTTCAACCTGGCCGACATCGCCATCAACCTGGCCGTGCTCTGCCTGGCCATCGATCTGCTGGGCGACAGGGGGTCGCGGCGTGCTTGA
- a CDS encoding transglycosylase domain-containing protein, whose amino-acid sequence MLETLRRRWRRWRQPGQCQVEIHVPGLPSRTVTIQSGAYRIGRDADGQIPIEHTAVSRQHALLEQRGGAWLLSDNGSTNGLWWRNRRIQHLLLRDGDTVRFGPTHQPGLPELDFQRRPQPRSQRLLRGLALGLAAVASGGLALLALSVAQGPIRGSLATVRGPLALYDRQGKPINSVQGLEHRELAKLGDYPPVLVDALLASEDARFWWHPGVDPVGTARALVTNLAGGRVLEGGSTLTQQLARSLYPDQVGQGETLGRKWRELLVALQLEALFSKHDLLLSYLNRVYLGVGWGFEDASRHFFGKPAAELELQEAALLVGLLPSPNGYDPCVAPQAALESRNAVLRKMVDSGRLGADAGRSARRSPVQVAPEACKRAAERRGAPFYTDQVRRDLQDLVGPAVAAEGNFLIETHLDPGVQEQVERVLRQRLNSSRGLNVSEGAVVVLDVRNGGIVAIAGGRDYQQSQYNRASMAQRSQGSTFKLFPYLAALERGAGSGDGVNCGPLRWRGQTFSSDCSGKLSLLSAFARSSNTAALRTAQKVGLEAVVQQARDLGVTSPLSPIPGLALGQSEVTLLELTSAYGAVANDGTWHAPSTIKRLVDAETCRGKDPASCRREAAESAASTAPGRRVVSEKTARSMQQMLRAVVTSGTGRAARLGGREGGKTGTSNENRDLVFIGIAPERHWVVGVWLGNDDNSPTRGSSALAAGLWAEILRATS is encoded by the coding sequence GTGCTTGAAACCCTGCGCCGGCGCTGGCGCCGCTGGCGCCAACCCGGCCAGTGCCAGGTGGAGATCCATGTGCCTGGCCTGCCCAGCCGGACGGTGACGATCCAGAGCGGGGCCTACCGGATCGGCCGCGATGCCGACGGCCAGATTCCGATTGAGCACACGGCGGTGAGCCGTCAGCACGCCTTGCTGGAGCAGCGCGGCGGCGCCTGGCTGCTCTCCGACAACGGCTCCACCAACGGCTTGTGGTGGCGCAACCGCCGCATCCAGCACCTGCTGCTGCGCGATGGCGACACGGTGCGGTTCGGCCCCACCCACCAACCAGGCCTGCCCGAGCTGGACTTCCAGCGCCGCCCCCAACCCCGCTCCCAGCGCCTGCTGCGGGGCCTGGCCCTTGGCCTGGCGGCAGTGGCCAGCGGCGGCCTGGCACTGCTGGCGCTGTCCGTGGCCCAGGGGCCGATCCGCGGCAGCCTGGCCACGGTGCGGGGGCCCCTGGCCCTCTACGACCGGCAGGGCAAGCCGATCAACTCGGTGCAGGGCCTGGAGCACCGCGAGCTGGCCAAGCTGGGCGACTACCCGCCGGTGCTCGTGGACGCCCTGCTCGCCAGTGAGGACGCTCGCTTCTGGTGGCACCCCGGCGTGGACCCGGTGGGCACGGCCCGGGCCCTGGTGACGAACCTCGCCGGCGGCCGGGTGCTGGAGGGGGGCAGCACCCTGACCCAGCAGCTGGCCCGCAGCCTCTATCCCGACCAGGTGGGTCAGGGGGAGACCCTGGGGCGCAAGTGGCGGGAGCTGCTGGTGGCGCTGCAGCTGGAGGCCCTGTTCAGCAAGCACGACCTGCTGCTCAGCTACCTCAACCGGGTGTATCTCGGGGTGGGCTGGGGCTTTGAGGATGCCTCGCGGCACTTCTTCGGCAAGCCCGCCGCCGAGCTGGAGCTGCAGGAAGCGGCCCTGCTGGTGGGCCTGTTGCCCTCGCCGAATGGCTATGACCCCTGTGTGGCGCCCCAGGCCGCCCTGGAATCCCGCAACGCGGTGCTGCGCAAAATGGTGGACTCCGGCCGCCTCGGTGCGGATGCCGGCCGCTCCGCCCGCCGCAGCCCGGTGCAGGTGGCGCCCGAGGCCTGCAAGCGGGCCGCCGAGCGGCGCGGTGCGCCCTTCTACACCGATCAGGTGCGCCGCGACCTGCAGGACCTGGTGGGTCCGGCCGTGGCGGCCGAGGGCAATTTTCTGATCGAGACCCACCTCGATCCAGGCGTCCAGGAGCAGGTGGAGCGGGTGCTGCGGCAGCGGCTGAACAGCAGTCGTGGACTCAATGTGAGCGAGGGTGCCGTGGTGGTGCTCGATGTGCGCAACGGTGGCATCGTGGCGATCGCCGGCGGCCGCGACTACCAGCAGAGCCAGTACAACCGGGCCTCGATGGCCCAGCGCTCCCAGGGCAGCACCTTCAAGCTGTTCCCCTACCTGGCGGCTCTGGAGCGGGGCGCCGGATCCGGCGATGGGGTGAACTGCGGGCCCCTGCGCTGGCGTGGCCAGACCTTCAGCAGCGACTGCAGCGGCAAGCTCAGCCTGCTGAGCGCCTTCGCCCGCAGCAGCAACACCGCCGCCCTGCGCACCGCCCAGAAGGTGGGCCTCGAAGCCGTCGTGCAGCAGGCCCGGGATCTGGGCGTCACCAGCCCCCTCAGCCCCATCCCGGGCCTGGCCCTGGGCCAGAGCGAAGTGACCCTGCTGGAGCTCACCTCCGCCTATGGCGCCGTGGCCAATGACGGCACCTGGCACGCCCCCAGCACGATCAAGCGGCTCGTGGACGCCGAGACCTGCCGGGGCAAGGATCCCGCCAGCTGCCGCCGCGAGGCGGCCGAGAGCGCGGCCAGCACCGCACCGGGCCGGCGGGTGGTGAGCGAGAAGACAGCGCGCTCCATGCAGCAGATGCTGCGGGCCGTGGTGACCAGCGGCACCGGGCGGGCAGCGCGGCTCGGGGGCCGCGAAGGCGGCAAGACGGGCACCAGCAACGAGAACCGCGATCTGGTGTTCATCGGGATCGCTCCCGAGCGCCACTGGGTGGTGGGCGTGTGGCTGGGCAACGACGACAACAGTCCCACCCGGGGCTCCAGTGCCCTGGCTGCCGGGCTGTGGGCCGAGATCCTGCGCGCCACCTCCTGA
- a CDS encoding YcjF family protein: protein MKQRTRLWIAAGLLLLALVVVGVVLQAINQLVWQLSAVLPYGLVGPVVAVLLLALALLLAQLAWPWLRGLGRGGARGPGQAAGARPPAEPPGNRREAAARQLEAIDQTLERVRDAVERQALQDRQQRMAAELERGDLVIVVFGSGSCGKTSLIRALLRQLVGEVGAPMGVTERSSRYRLRLQGLRRAVWLVDTPGILEAGDAGQQRERLARTQASRADLLLLLVDGDLRATEFQVLETLAGLGKRLLLVLNKCDLRGEQEEQRLLALLRRRCSALLAPEDVLPASAAPQSVPMPGGRPLQPAPEVAALLRRLAAVLHAEGEELIADNLLLQCRQLGEASRQLLAEQRRADADAVVERYSWIGAAVLAVTPLPGVDLLGAAAVNAQMVVEIAKVYGVNLSRQNAQELALSVGRTLAGLGLVKGGVSLVSAALSLSLPALVVSRAIQAVSAAWLTRVAGQSFITYFERDQDWGDGGMQEVVQRHYDLGRRDGDLRRFLAEAFRRVVEPLRQQERQLPPRPGA, encoded by the coding sequence GTGAAACAGCGCACCCGCCTCTGGATCGCCGCCGGCCTGCTGCTGCTGGCGCTGGTGGTGGTGGGGGTGGTGCTGCAGGCCATCAACCAGCTGGTGTGGCAGCTGAGTGCCGTGCTGCCCTACGGCCTGGTGGGGCCGGTGGTGGCCGTGCTGCTGCTGGCGCTGGCCCTGCTGCTGGCGCAGCTGGCCTGGCCCTGGCTGCGGGGGCTGGGCCGGGGCGGGGCTCGCGGGCCCGGCCAGGCCGCCGGCGCCCGCCCCCCTGCTGAGCCGCCGGGCAACCGCCGCGAAGCCGCAGCCCGCCAGCTGGAAGCAATCGATCAGACCCTCGAGCGCGTGCGCGACGCGGTGGAGCGCCAGGCCCTCCAGGACCGTCAACAGCGCATGGCCGCTGAGCTGGAGCGGGGTGACCTGGTGATCGTGGTGTTCGGCAGCGGCTCCTGCGGCAAGACCTCCCTGATCCGGGCCCTGTTGCGGCAGCTGGTGGGGGAGGTGGGGGCGCCGATGGGGGTCACCGAGCGCAGCAGCCGTTACCGGCTGCGCCTGCAGGGCCTGCGGCGGGCCGTGTGGCTCGTGGACACCCCCGGGATCCTGGAAGCGGGGGATGCCGGCCAGCAACGCGAGCGGCTGGCCCGGACCCAGGCCAGCCGCGCCGATCTGCTGCTGCTGCTGGTGGATGGCGACCTGCGGGCCACGGAGTTCCAGGTGCTGGAAACCCTGGCCGGCCTGGGCAAGCGCCTGTTGCTGGTGCTCAACAAGTGCGATTTGCGCGGCGAGCAGGAGGAGCAGCGCCTGCTCGCCCTGCTGCGCCGCCGCTGCAGCGCCCTGCTCGCGCCAGAGGATGTGCTGCCGGCCAGCGCTGCTCCCCAGAGCGTGCCGATGCCAGGGGGACGGCCGCTGCAGCCCGCCCCGGAGGTGGCGGCCCTGTTGCGGCGGCTCGCCGCCGTGCTCCACGCCGAGGGGGAGGAACTGATTGCCGACAACCTGCTGCTGCAGTGCCGGCAGCTGGGCGAGGCCAGCCGCCAGCTGCTGGCAGAACAGCGCCGGGCTGACGCCGACGCCGTGGTGGAGCGTTACAGCTGGATCGGTGCCGCGGTGCTGGCGGTGACGCCCCTGCCGGGAGTCGATCTGCTCGGCGCGGCGGCCGTGAATGCCCAGATGGTGGTGGAGATCGCCAAGGTCTACGGGGTGAATCTCAGCCGCCAGAACGCCCAGGAGCTGGCCCTGTCGGTGGGCCGCACCCTGGCGGGTCTGGGACTGGTGAAGGGGGGCGTGAGCCTGGTGAGTGCGGCCCTGAGCCTGTCGCTGCCGGCCCTGGTGGTGAGCCGGGCGATCCAGGCGGTGAGTGCGGCCTGGCTGACGCGGGTGGCCGGCCAGAGTTTCATCACCTACTTCGAGCGGGACCAGGACTGGGGCGACGGCGGCATGCAGGAGGTGGTGCAGCGCCACTACGACCTGGGCCGTCGCGACGGCGACCTGCGCCGCTTCCTGGCCGAGGCCTTCAGGCGTGTGGTGGAACCCCTGCGGCAGCAGGAGCGGCAGTTGCCCCCCAGACCCGGGGCGTGA
- a CDS encoding pyridoxal-dependent decarboxylase: protein MASAPPAPRAIPPLPFASPHQLDQRLQEFLEQASQQLCAWLASASSRGPLPALSVLPGVEPEQGGLANARLLADLQLVMDGAYNPAHPGALAHLDPPPLPASIAADLICAGLNNNLLAEELSPSLSRLERHLASWLAEQLGLGPGSGGVAASGGTLANLMALVTARQQAGLGCRADAVVVASADGHVSLNKALTVMGLPPAALWAVPTAADGGMDPAALDHTLQHLAAQGIPVIAVVATAGTTVRGSVDPLARSAALCRRHGHWLHVDGAIGAVFGLSPRHRHRVEGLALADSVTINPQKLLGITKTSSLLLLRRPEALEQAFGTGLPYMEPSWGGGHGGECGLQGTRPADVLKLWLGLRQLGLDGIEAVLDGAIQRRRQLVELLGSLPALELLQGRFHLLAFTLRGAEASAAETWSLTTRHRLLEQQLMLSRPLHGGRHHLKAVLGNPHTTGAELQRLRAVVAASLPVRSGHLSRTSR, encoded by the coding sequence TTGGCTAGCGCGCCACCAGCCCCGAGGGCGATTCCGCCCCTGCCCTTCGCCAGCCCGCACCAGCTCGATCAGCGCCTGCAGGAGTTTCTGGAGCAGGCCTCGCAGCAGTTGTGCGCCTGGCTGGCCAGTGCGTCCAGCCGAGGGCCCCTGCCGGCGCTGAGCGTGCTGCCCGGCGTCGAACCCGAGCAGGGCGGTCTGGCGAACGCGCGGCTGCTGGCCGATCTTCAGCTGGTGATGGACGGCGCCTACAACCCTGCCCACCCCGGCGCCCTGGCCCACCTCGATCCGCCGCCCCTGCCCGCCTCGATCGCGGCCGACCTGATCTGCGCCGGCCTCAACAACAACCTGCTGGCCGAGGAGCTCTCCCCCAGCCTGTCTCGCCTGGAGCGCCACCTGGCCTCCTGGCTCGCCGAGCAGCTGGGCCTCGGCCCCGGCAGTGGTGGCGTGGCGGCCAGCGGCGGCACCCTGGCCAACCTGATGGCCCTGGTCACCGCGCGCCAGCAGGCTGGCCTCGGCTGCCGCGCTGATGCTGTGGTGGTGGCCAGTGCCGATGGCCATGTGTCCCTCAACAAGGCGCTCACCGTGATGGGCCTGCCGCCGGCGGCCCTGTGGGCCGTGCCCACGGCCGCCGACGGCGGCATGGACCCCGCCGCCCTCGATCACACCCTGCAGCACCTGGCGGCCCAGGGGATCCCGGTGATCGCCGTGGTGGCCACCGCCGGCACCACCGTGCGCGGCAGCGTCGATCCCCTGGCCCGCAGTGCGGCGCTCTGCCGCCGCCACGGCCACTGGCTGCACGTGGATGGGGCGATCGGAGCCGTGTTCGGCCTCAGTCCCCGCCATCGGCACCGGGTGGAGGGGCTGGCGCTGGCGGATTCCGTCACGATCAACCCCCAGAAGCTGCTCGGCATCACCAAGACCTCCTCCCTTTTGCTGCTGCGCCGGCCCGAGGCCCTCGAGCAGGCCTTCGGCACCGGCCTGCCCTACATGGAGCCGAGCTGGGGCGGCGGCCACGGCGGCGAGTGCGGCCTGCAGGGCACCCGCCCCGCCGACGTGCTCAAGCTCTGGCTGGGCCTGCGGCAACTGGGCCTCGACGGCATCGAGGCGGTTCTGGACGGCGCGATCCAGCGCCGCCGGCAGCTGGTGGAACTGCTGGGCAGCCTTCCCGCCCTGGAGCTGCTGCAGGGGAGGTTTCACCTGCTGGCCTTCACGCTGCGCGGCGCGGAGGCCAGCGCCGCCGAGACCTGGAGCCTCACCACGCGGCACCGTCTGCTGGAGCAGCAGCTGATGCTGTCGCGGCCCCTGCACGGCGGTCGCCATCACCTCAAGGCCGTGCTGGGTAATCCCCACACCACTGGGGCTGAGCTGCAGCGGCTCAGGGCCGTGGTGGCCGCCTCCCTGCCGGTCCGTTCGGGCCACCTGTCGCGGACCAGCCGATGA
- a CDS encoding nucleoside deaminase, translated as MASSASHDAPGDMRVHYSFWMERLLRCAGRLGASGEIPVAAVVLDAGGRCIGWGGNRRHHRQDPLGHAELVAIAQASRLLGDWRMNQCTLLVTLEPCPMCAGALVQARLGTLVYAAPDPKRGGVGGALDLVRHPSAHHHMRVVAGVEAEAAGRQLRHWFRQRRQPADPMPHQDGRLAVRCGTAPAGDPRFPADC; from the coding sequence ATGGCCAGCAGCGCCAGCCACGACGCCCCCGGCGACATGCGGGTGCACTACAGCTTCTGGATGGAGCGCCTGCTGCGCTGCGCCGGCCGCCTCGGGGCCAGCGGCGAAATTCCGGTGGCGGCGGTGGTGCTCGATGCCGGCGGGCGTTGCATCGGCTGGGGGGGCAACCGCCGCCACCACCGCCAGGATCCCCTCGGCCATGCGGAGCTGGTGGCGATTGCCCAGGCCAGCCGCCTGCTGGGCGATTGGCGAATGAACCAGTGCACCCTGCTGGTGACCCTCGAGCCCTGCCCCATGTGTGCCGGAGCCCTGGTGCAGGCCCGCCTCGGCACCCTGGTGTACGCCGCCCCAGACCCCAAGCGCGGTGGGGTGGGAGGAGCCCTGGATCTGGTGCGCCATCCCAGTGCCCACCATCACATGCGCGTGGTGGCCGGCGTGGAGGCCGAAGCTGCCGGCCGCCAGCTTCGGCACTGGTTCAGACAGCGACGGCAGCCGGCCGATCCGATGCCGCACCAGGATGGAAGGCTGGCAGTTCGGTGCGGAACAGCTCCAGCAGG